Proteins from one Anopheles nili chromosome 2, idAnoNiliSN_F5_01, whole genome shotgun sequence genomic window:
- the LOC128732011 gene encoding uncharacterized protein LOC128732011 → MGKHDMKRGISQRSSDAGESPKHYASTNLVGKFTQSVRRIVQDVKDEGSPSGMSREELIETNERLRAVRIRLEESYDTAKKALVNLMNKYGDSKSQRNIFNRYPMLKLMIKDVIRLETQYWTLVEIPKQEKLETVPAFVLRACSIMEKSQKSGEGVKTSAKLAEEAAERRERMERLETMTTAQIEQENTQMINDLYRLLKKYTGLRNLIRELKSEYGNSKIYPIFPRYTMLKDMIKDIMHDPDYMEVCHEVDN, encoded by the exons CTTCGACAAATTTAGTTGGCAAATTTACACAGAGCGTCCGGCGAATAGTGCAGGACGTGAAGGATGAAGGATCGCCAA GTGGTATGAGCCGCGAGGAGCTGATCGAGACGAACGAACGGCTTCGTGCGGTCCGGATCCGACTGGAGGAATCGTACGACACCGCCAAGAAGGCACTCGTCAACCTGATGAACAAGTACGGTGACTCCAAGAGCCAGCGCAACATCTTCAACCGCTATCCGATGCTAAAGCTCATGATCAAG GATGTCATCCGACTGGAGACGCAGTACTGGACGTTAGTCGAGATCCCGAAGCAGGAGAAACTGGAAACGGTACCGGCATTCGTGCTGCGGGCCTGCAGCATCATGGAGAAGTCGCAGAAGTCCGGCGAGGGAGTCAAAACGTCCGCCAAGTTGGCTGAGGAGGCGGCTGAAAGGCGCGAACGGATGGAACGACTCGAAA CCATGACGACGGCTCAGATCGAGCAGGAGAACACGCAGATGATCAACGATCTGTACCGCTTGCTCAAAAAGTACACCGGGCTGAGGAACCTGATCCGGGAGCTGAAG TCTGAGTACGGCAACTCCAAGATCTACCCCATCTTCCCACGGTACACGATGCTGAAGGACATGATCAAGGACATCATGCACGATCCGGACTACATGGAGGTCTGCCACGAGGTGGATAACTGA